A region of Rhodanobacteraceae bacterium DNA encodes the following proteins:
- a CDS encoding Cell division protein BolA has protein sequence MSAASIDDIRARLQRAFAPTTLEVIDEGHLHIGHAGEGSGHFRVRIASAALAGKTRVQQHRMVYDALTDLMGHGIHALAIETQSTGSQMSAHQHE, from the coding sequence ATGAGCGCCGCCTCGATCGACGACATTCGCGCGCGCCTGCAGCGCGCGTTTGCGCCAACCACGCTGGAAGTGATCGACGAAGGCCACCTGCACATCGGCCACGCGGGCGAGGGCAGCGGACACTTCCGCGTGCGGATTGCCAGCGCCGCGCTCGCGGGCAAAACGCGGGTGCAGCAGCACAGGATGGTGTACGACGCGCTCACGGACCTGATGGGCCACGGCATCCACGCGCTGGCGATCGAAACGCAAAGCACGGGTTCGCAAATGAGCGCTCATCAACACGAGTAA
- a CDS encoding Leucyl/phenylalanyl-tRNA--protein transferase, giving the protein MTRIQPLDAFAPDVFPDPATALADPNGLLAFGGDLSPQRLLAAYSHGVFPWYSEGDPLLWWSPDPRCVFATDGVHLSHSLAKFLRKCEWTWSMNLAFDEVMRACAGPRAGQSGTWITPDMLTAYNNLHLLGHAHSLEIWDADTLIGGIYGVVVGRMFSAESMFSLRTNASKLALHALANVLREHGFPWIDAQVPNPHLMRMGARTIPRRQFLEELARLAAQPAPRDWPRSRSPVRSG; this is encoded by the coding sequence ATGACGCGCATCCAGCCCCTCGATGCATTCGCGCCGGACGTCTTTCCGGATCCCGCCACCGCGCTCGCCGATCCCAACGGGCTGCTGGCGTTCGGCGGCGACCTGTCGCCGCAGCGCCTGCTCGCCGCCTATTCGCACGGCGTCTTCCCGTGGTATTCCGAAGGCGATCCGCTGCTGTGGTGGTCGCCCGATCCGCGCTGCGTGTTCGCCACCGACGGCGTGCACCTGTCACACAGCCTCGCGAAATTCCTGCGCAAGTGCGAGTGGACGTGGAGCATGAACCTCGCCTTCGACGAAGTGATGCGCGCGTGCGCCGGACCACGGGCCGGACAGTCCGGCACCTGGATCACGCCCGACATGCTGACGGCATACAACAACCTGCACTTGCTGGGCCACGCGCATTCGCTGGAAATCTGGGACGCCGACACGTTGATCGGCGGCATCTACGGCGTCGTGGTCGGGCGCATGTTCAGCGCGGAGTCGATGTTCTCGCTGCGCACCAACGCTTCCAAGCTGGCGCTGCACGCGTTGGCGAACGTGTTGCGCGAGCACGGGTTCCCGTGGATCGACGCCCAGGTTCCCAACCCGCACCTCATGCGGATGGGTGCACGCACGATCCCGCGCCGGCAATTCCTCGAAGAACTTGCGCGCCTGGCGGCGCAACCCGCACCGCGCGATTGGCCGCGTTCGCGTTCTCCCGTTCGAAGCGGCTAA
- a CDS encoding Thioredoxin reductase, which produces MSTPKHSRLLILGSGPAGYTAAVYAARANLQPMLITGLTQGGQLTTTTDVDNWPGDAQGVQGPELMQRMAAHAERFNTSVVFDHIHTVDLKQRPFKLKGDSGEYSCDALIIATGADAKYLGIESETAFKGKGVSACATCDGFFFRNQDVAVIGGGNTAVEEALYLANICRKVTLVHRRDKLRAEKILQDKLFEKAAAGKVELVWNHTVDEVLGDDTGVTGLRLVSTADGSKRDIAVTGMFVAIGHTPNTGVFEGQLDMRNGYIQIRSGLDGNVTATSVRGVFAAGDVADHVYRQAVTSAGFGCMAALDAEKFLDSIGLTG; this is translated from the coding sequence ATGAGCACCCCGAAGCACAGCCGCCTTCTGATCCTCGGTTCCGGTCCCGCGGGCTACACCGCGGCCGTCTACGCGGCCCGCGCGAACCTGCAGCCGATGCTGATCACGGGCCTGACGCAAGGCGGCCAGTTGACCACCACCACCGACGTGGACAACTGGCCTGGCGACGCGCAAGGCGTGCAGGGGCCGGAACTGATGCAGCGCATGGCGGCGCACGCCGAGCGCTTCAACACCAGCGTCGTGTTCGACCACATCCATACCGTGGACCTGAAGCAGCGTCCGTTCAAGTTGAAGGGCGACAGCGGCGAATACAGTTGCGACGCGCTGATCATCGCGACCGGCGCCGACGCCAAGTACCTGGGCATCGAGTCCGAAACCGCGTTCAAGGGCAAGGGCGTGTCGGCCTGCGCGACCTGCGACGGATTCTTCTTCCGCAACCAGGACGTCGCGGTGATCGGCGGCGGCAATACCGCGGTCGAGGAAGCGCTGTACCTCGCCAACATCTGCCGCAAGGTCACGCTGGTGCATCGGCGCGACAAGTTGCGCGCCGAAAAAATCCTGCAGGACAAGCTGTTCGAGAAGGCCGCCGCGGGCAAGGTCGAGCTGGTGTGGAACCACACCGTTGATGAAGTGCTGGGCGACGACACCGGCGTCACCGGCCTGCGCCTCGTGAGCACCGCCGACGGCAGCAAGCGCGACATCGCGGTCACCGGCATGTTCGTCGCGATCGGCCACACGCCCAACACCGGCGTGTTCGAAGGCCAGCTCGACATGCGCAACGGCTACATCCAGATCAGGAGCGGGCTGGACGGCAACGTCACCGCAACGTCCGTGCGCGGCGTGTTCGCCGCGGGCGACGTCGCCGACCACGTGTACCGGCAAGCCGTGACCTCGGCTGGCTTCGGCTGCATGGCCGCGCTGGATGCCGAGAAGTTCCTGGATTCGATCGGGCTGACCGGCTGA
- a CDS encoding DNA translocase FtsK, with translation MARARAQAETKSEGMSERTRRLLREAVALLLFPLAVYLFACLVGYSEDDPGWWHAGIPGQPVHNFGGAVGAYIADLLFHLFGVIAYAFPLLLIVLAVGVLRGWYRRVEGESKWEPSLRLIGFVAFFVGGCGLAWLHASDLQCRAVAAAGGLLGCGAGGLLHRGFGELGALLLLLAVFLIAITWITGLSWFRVMDWTGQQVLVGAGWVRGKLKRAPETLAARAARIERETARKEDSERRAKREPVRIESTPAPIVKSERAKRETQIPLFTGAAAEGELPPLSLLEEAQPQSGKGYSEETLEVLSRQVEMKLKDFRIDAHVVSAHPGPVITRFELEPAPGVRGSQISSLDKDIARGLSLVSVRVVDVIPGKNVIGLEIPNAHREIVYLSEIFGSREYGDARSPLSLALGKDIGGRPVVVDLQKMPHLLVAGTTGSGKSVALNAMVLSLLFKAKPADVRMIMIDPKMLELSVYDRIPHLLAPVVTDMKEAANALRWCVAEMERRYKLMAAVGVRNLAGFNKKVRDAEAAGQPLPDPLFKANPDAPEDKAQPLQPLPFIVVIIDEFADMMMIVGKKVEELIARLAQKARAAGVHLVLATQRPSVDVITGLIKANIPTRIAFQVSSKIDSRTILDQSGAETLLGNGDMLYLPPGTATPERVHGAFVGDDDVHKVVEWLRTQGAPNYIEGVLEEVQTLGDGKVINESGLPEDAGEGEGGMDELYDKAVHIVTSSRRASISGVQRHLRIGYNRAARLIEMMEQQGVVTPPQHNGNREVLAPPPPAD, from the coding sequence GTGGCGCGTGCCAGAGCTCAGGCTGAAACCAAATCCGAAGGCATGAGCGAACGCACGCGGCGGCTGTTGCGCGAGGCCGTGGCGTTGCTGCTGTTTCCGCTCGCGGTGTACCTGTTCGCGTGCCTGGTCGGTTACAGCGAGGACGATCCCGGCTGGTGGCATGCCGGCATTCCGGGCCAGCCGGTGCACAACTTCGGTGGCGCGGTTGGCGCCTACATCGCCGACCTGCTGTTCCACCTGTTCGGCGTGATCGCCTACGCGTTTCCGTTGCTGCTGATCGTGCTGGCGGTCGGCGTGTTGCGCGGCTGGTACCGGCGCGTGGAAGGCGAAAGCAAGTGGGAACCCAGCCTGCGCCTGATCGGATTCGTCGCGTTCTTCGTCGGCGGATGCGGACTGGCGTGGCTGCATGCGTCCGACCTGCAATGCCGCGCAGTCGCCGCTGCCGGCGGCTTGCTGGGCTGCGGTGCGGGCGGGCTGTTGCACCGCGGGTTCGGTGAACTCGGCGCGTTGCTGCTGCTGCTGGCGGTGTTCCTGATCGCAATCACGTGGATCACCGGCCTGTCGTGGTTCCGGGTGATGGACTGGACCGGGCAACAGGTCCTGGTGGGCGCGGGCTGGGTGCGCGGCAAACTGAAACGCGCGCCGGAAACCCTCGCCGCACGTGCTGCGCGCATCGAGCGCGAAACCGCGCGCAAGGAAGACAGCGAACGCCGCGCCAAGCGCGAGCCGGTGCGTATTGAATCGACGCCCGCGCCGATCGTGAAAAGCGAACGCGCCAAGCGCGAGACGCAGATTCCGTTGTTCACCGGCGCCGCCGCCGAAGGCGAATTGCCGCCGCTGTCGTTGCTGGAAGAGGCGCAACCGCAATCCGGCAAGGGTTATTCCGAGGAAACCCTGGAAGTGTTGTCGCGCCAGGTCGAGATGAAGCTCAAGGACTTCCGCATCGACGCGCATGTGGTCAGCGCGCATCCGGGCCCGGTGATCACGCGCTTCGAACTGGAGCCCGCGCCGGGCGTGCGCGGCAGCCAGATTTCCTCGCTCGACAAGGACATCGCGCGCGGGCTGTCGCTGGTCAGCGTGCGCGTGGTGGACGTGATTCCCGGCAAGAACGTGATCGGACTGGAGATCCCGAACGCGCATCGCGAGATCGTGTACCTGTCGGAGATTTTCGGTTCGCGCGAATACGGCGACGCGCGTTCGCCGTTGTCGCTGGCGCTGGGCAAGGACATCGGCGGGCGGCCGGTGGTGGTCGATCTGCAGAAGATGCCGCACCTGCTGGTCGCGGGCACCACGGGTTCGGGCAAGTCGGTGGCGTTGAACGCGATGGTGCTGTCGCTGCTGTTCAAGGCCAAGCCCGCCGACGTCCGCATGATCATGATCGACCCCAAGATGCTGGAGCTGTCGGTGTACGACCGGATTCCGCACCTGCTGGCGCCGGTCGTCACCGACATGAAGGAAGCCGCCAACGCGCTGCGCTGGTGCGTCGCGGAAATGGAACGCCGCTACAAGCTGATGGCCGCCGTGGGCGTGCGCAATCTCGCAGGCTTCAACAAGAAGGTGCGCGACGCCGAGGCCGCGGGCCAGCCGCTGCCCGATCCGTTGTTCAAGGCCAACCCCGACGCGCCGGAAGACAAGGCGCAGCCGCTGCAGCCGCTGCCGTTCATCGTCGTGATCATCGACGAGTTCGCCGACATGATGATGATCGTCGGCAAGAAGGTCGAGGAACTGATCGCGCGGCTGGCGCAGAAGGCGCGCGCCGCCGGCGTGCACCTGGTCCTCGCGACGCAGCGCCCGTCGGTGGATGTGATCACCGGCTTGATCAAGGCCAACATTCCGACCCGCATCGCATTCCAGGTTTCATCCAAGATCGATTCGCGCACCATCCTCGACCAGTCCGGTGCGGAAACCCTGCTGGGCAACGGCGACATGCTGTACCTGCCGCCCGGCACGGCGACGCCCGAGCGCGTGCACGGCGCGTTCGTGGGCGATGACGACGTGCACAAGGTGGTCGAGTGGCTGCGCACGCAGGGCGCGCCGAATTACATCGAAGGCGTGCTGGAGGAAGTGCAGACGCTGGGCGACGGCAAGGTCATCAACGAGTCCGGCCTGCCCGAGGACGCCGGCGAAGGCGAGGGCGGCATGGACGAGTTGTACGACAAGGCGGTGCACATCGTCACCTCATCGCGGCGTGCATCGATTTCCGGCGTGCAGCGACACTTGCGGATCGGCTACAACCGCGCCGCGCGCCTGATCGAGATGATGGAACAGCAGGGCGTGGTGACGCCGCCGCAGCACAACGGCAATAGGGAAGTGCTGGCGCCTCCACCTCCGGCAGATTGA
- a CDS encoding Chromosome partition protein smc, with protein sequence MRLSTIKLAGFKSFVDPTVLHLPTNLTGICGPNGCGKSNIIDAIRWVMGESAASRLRGEAITDVIFSGSSGRKPVGQATVELIFDNSDGTLGGEYAGFNEISVKRSVGRDSQSDYFLNGVRCRRRDITDLFLGTGLGARSYSIIEQGVISEIVESRPEQLRIHLEEAAGVSRYKERRKETESRIKATRENLDRVKDVREEVEKQLDHLNRQARAAERWKKLKEERSLREAELRALNYRSVSAQLEIHRQALREAETALEGKLAAQRHLEAEIEQGREAHQQHTEAMNAVQAEVYQVGAELAWVEQQIKHHREMLERLQHDREESERAWTELSDHIKADTTQRDELQAAVAAADPETERLRDADAQAAQALNEAEAAHVAWQQRWEAHSGQTASTSREAEVERTHIDHLDKQALDLSRRREALRNERNNYDLEALAAATQGLADEHASLKSQVDTHAQNLDAHKADAERLLGEERQAQTWLAEANAQKQTLRGRIASLEALQRAALGRDRDAAREWLQKVGLADGERLGVRLKVNDGWDRAVETVLAGMLEAVLVDDPAAHADELAGVAKTDITLVGSNEALDQDVAGTLAAEVDGPAAARALLAQVRTAGSLDEARAIAATLPPAHTVITRDGVWLGPGFARVRRAEGGQVGVLARERELHEATAELASIEKRIAELQQRQAEVRDQRRVAEQARDDAQRDVYNAHRRLSELAGEMQSRQGRIDSAKARLAAIDTEHAGIETALAENERLLQAARGRMQTAVASMGEHEQARVALEAERRQLLQRREAARQDAQEASDAAHRHAIALESRRVTLAALEQSLARMHAQREQLEKHRADLDARLAAGGDPVAALEQERQVCLDRRLTVDRKLVDARRVVEESANELREREQARHAAEQAMSAERDALEQLRLDEQGQRLRAEQLAAAITEAGLEIEPLLANLSDEVQPDAWQEKIADLDARIARLEPVNLAAISEHAEAARRKEYLDAQMTDLTTALETLENAIRKIDRETRERFKDTFDRVNAGFQSLFPKLFGGGHAYLELTGEDLLDAGVTMMARPPGKRNSHISLLSGGEKAMTAVALVMAIFNLNPAPFCLLDEVDAPLDEGNIGRFSQLVRDMSEKVQFLVVTHNKATMEMAYQLCGVTMREPGVSRLVQVDLAEATKLAGVAA encoded by the coding sequence ATGCGCCTGTCGACCATCAAGCTGGCCGGATTCAAGTCGTTCGTCGATCCGACCGTCCTGCACCTCCCCACCAACCTCACCGGCATTTGCGGCCCCAACGGCTGCGGCAAGTCCAACATCATCGACGCGATCCGCTGGGTGATGGGCGAAAGCGCGGCCAGCCGCCTGCGCGGCGAAGCGATCACCGACGTGATCTTTTCCGGATCGAGCGGGCGCAAACCCGTCGGGCAGGCCACGGTCGAACTGATCTTCGACAACTCCGACGGCACGCTGGGCGGCGAGTACGCCGGCTTCAACGAGATTTCGGTGAAGCGCAGCGTGGGGCGCGATTCGCAATCGGATTATTTCCTCAACGGCGTGCGTTGCCGCCGGCGCGACATCACCGACCTGTTCCTCGGCACCGGCCTCGGTGCGCGCAGCTATTCGATCATCGAGCAAGGCGTGATTTCCGAGATCGTGGAATCGCGGCCCGAACAGTTGCGCATCCACCTCGAAGAAGCCGCGGGCGTGTCGCGCTACAAGGAGCGCCGCAAGGAAACCGAAAGCCGCATCAAGGCCACGCGCGAGAACCTGGATCGCGTCAAGGACGTGCGCGAGGAAGTCGAGAAGCAGCTCGATCATTTGAACCGCCAGGCGCGTGCGGCCGAACGCTGGAAGAAGCTGAAGGAAGAACGGTCCCTGCGCGAAGCCGAGTTGCGCGCGCTCAACTACCGTTCGGTCAGCGCGCAACTGGAAATCCATCGCCAGGCATTGCGCGAAGCCGAGACCGCGCTGGAAGGCAAGCTGGCCGCCCAGCGCCATCTCGAAGCCGAGATCGAGCAAGGCCGCGAGGCGCACCAGCAGCACACCGAAGCGATGAACGCGGTGCAGGCCGAGGTGTACCAGGTCGGCGCGGAACTCGCGTGGGTCGAGCAGCAGATCAAGCATCACCGCGAAATGCTGGAGCGCCTGCAGCACGACCGCGAGGAATCCGAACGCGCCTGGACGGAACTCAGCGACCACATCAAGGCCGACACCACACAACGCGACGAACTGCAGGCCGCGGTCGCCGCGGCCGATCCGGAAACCGAACGCCTGCGCGATGCCGACGCGCAAGCCGCGCAAGCCTTGAACGAAGCCGAAGCGGCGCACGTCGCGTGGCAGCAGCGCTGGGAGGCGCACAGCGGCCAGACCGCATCCACCTCGCGCGAGGCCGAGGTCGAACGCACCCACATCGACCATCTCGACAAGCAGGCTCTGGACCTGTCGCGCCGCCGCGAGGCGCTGCGCAACGAGCGCAACAACTACGATCTCGAAGCGCTGGCCGCGGCGACGCAAGGCCTCGCCGACGAACACGCGTCGTTGAAGTCCCAGGTGGACACGCACGCGCAGAACCTGGACGCGCACAAGGCCGATGCGGAGCGCCTGCTCGGCGAGGAGCGCCAGGCGCAAACCTGGCTGGCCGAGGCCAATGCGCAGAAGCAGACCCTGCGTGGCCGGATCGCGTCGCTGGAAGCTTTGCAGCGCGCGGCGCTGGGTCGCGACCGCGATGCCGCACGCGAATGGCTGCAGAAAGTCGGACTGGCCGACGGCGAGCGTCTGGGTGTGCGGCTGAAGGTCAACGACGGTTGGGATCGCGCGGTGGAAACGGTGCTGGCCGGCATGCTGGAAGCCGTGCTGGTGGACGATCCCGCCGCCCATGCGGATGAACTGGCCGGCGTCGCGAAAACCGACATCACGTTGGTCGGCAGCAACGAAGCCCTCGATCAAGACGTGGCCGGGACTTTGGCCGCCGAAGTGGATGGACCGGCGGCGGCGCGGGCCTTGCTGGCGCAGGTGCGCACGGCGGGATCGCTGGACGAGGCGCGCGCGATCGCGGCGACGCTGCCGCCCGCGCACACCGTCATCACCCGCGACGGCGTGTGGCTGGGCCCGGGCTTCGCGCGGGTGCGCCGCGCCGAAGGCGGGCAGGTCGGCGTGCTGGCGCGCGAACGCGAGTTGCACGAGGCCACCGCGGAACTCGCCTCAATAGAAAAGCGCATCGCCGAACTTCAGCAGCGCCAGGCCGAAGTGCGCGACCAGCGCCGCGTGGCCGAACAGGCGCGTGATGACGCCCAGCGCGACGTGTACAACGCGCATCGGCGGCTCTCGGAATTGGCCGGCGAGATGCAGAGCCGGCAGGGCCGCATCGACAGCGCGAAGGCGCGGCTGGCGGCGATCGACACCGAACACGCCGGCATCGAAACCGCGCTCGCGGAAAACGAACGCTTGCTGCAGGCCGCGCGCGGGCGCATGCAGACCGCGGTCGCCAGCATGGGCGAGCACGAGCAAGCGCGCGTCGCGCTGGAAGCCGAGCGCCGGCAGTTGCTGCAACGCCGCGAAGCCGCGCGCCAGGACGCACAGGAAGCCTCCGACGCCGCGCATCGCCATGCGATCGCGCTGGAATCCCGACGCGTCACGCTCGCGGCGCTGGAGCAATCGCTGGCGCGCATGCACGCCCAGCGCGAACAACTGGAAAAACACCGCGCCGACCTCGACGCGCGTCTCGCCGCCGGCGGCGATCCGGTGGCGGCACTGGAGCAGGAGCGTCAGGTCTGCCTCGACCGGCGCCTCACCGTGGACAGGAAACTGGTGGATGCGCGGCGCGTGGTCGAGGAATCGGCCAACGAGTTGCGCGAGCGCGAGCAGGCCCGCCACGCCGCCGAACAGGCGATGTCGGCCGAGCGCGATGCGCTGGAACAACTGCGTCTGGACGAGCAGGGCCAGCGCCTGCGCGCCGAGCAGCTCGCCGCGGCGATCACCGAGGCCGGCCTCGAAATCGAGCCGCTGTTGGCGAATCTTTCCGACGAAGTCCAGCCGGATGCGTGGCAGGAAAAGATCGCCGATCTCGACGCGCGCATCGCGCGGCTGGAACCGGTCAATCTCGCCGCGATTTCCGAACACGCCGAGGCCGCGCGGCGCAAGGAATACCTCGACGCGCAGATGACCGACTTGACGACCGCGCTGGAAACGCTGGAAAACGCGATCCGCAAGATCGACCGCGAAACCCGCGAACGTTTCAAGGACACCTTCGACCGCGTCAACGCGGGTTTCCAGAGCCTGTTCCCGAAACTGTTCGGCGGCGGCCACGCCTACCTGGAATTGACCGGCGAAGACTTGCTCGACGCCGGCGTCACCATGATGGCGCGCCCGCCCGGCAAGCGGAACAGCCACATCTCGCTGCTGTCCGGCGGTGAAAAGGCGATGACCGCGGTCGCGCTGGTGATGGCGATCTTCAACCTGAATCCGGCGCCGTTCTGCCTGCTCGACGAGGTGGACGCACCGCTCGACGAAGGCAACATCGGACGTTTCAGTCAGTTGGTGCGTGACATGTCCGAGAAGGTTCAGTTCCTGGTCGTCACCCACAACAAGGCAACCATGGAAATGGCCTACCAGTTGTGCGGCGTCACCATGCGCGAGCCCGGCGTGTCGCGGTTGGTGCAGGTGGATCTGGCCGAGGCGACGAAACTGGCCGGGGTTGCGGCGTAG
- a CDS encoding Cell division protein ZipA, translating into MDTAVSATTLRIIIAAIGLAILAAIYFFGRPRQPGQGRRTVFRKAVEERVEPVMGETPDVDEAVAENDASQPQQGELDVALKRELDRLGATVAADRRTSAMPTAGERPRDFPVDRIVSLYVVAPAGQDFRGSDIVVAAEKAGLRFGAMHIFHRLVEGRPDAGPVFSMANMMKPGYFDMARIADLTTPGVTFFITLPGPLAALDAWEAMLPTAQRIAELLGGELLDEDRNALGRQRVAGLREELRAWDRQHEGPEIGAPPRR; encoded by the coding sequence ATGGACACCGCCGTTTCCGCCACCACCCTGCGCATCATCATCGCCGCGATCGGCCTGGCGATCCTGGCCGCGATCTATTTCTTCGGCCGTCCGCGCCAGCCGGGGCAGGGGCGGCGCACCGTCTTCCGCAAGGCGGTCGAGGAACGCGTCGAACCGGTGATGGGCGAAACCCCGGACGTGGACGAGGCCGTCGCCGAAAACGACGCCTCGCAGCCGCAGCAGGGCGAACTGGACGTCGCGCTGAAGCGCGAACTCGATCGTCTTGGCGCGACGGTCGCGGCGGATCGCCGGACCAGCGCGATGCCGACGGCCGGAGAACGCCCGCGCGACTTTCCGGTCGACCGCATCGTGAGCCTGTACGTGGTCGCGCCGGCCGGGCAGGACTTCCGCGGCAGCGACATCGTGGTGGCGGCCGAGAAGGCCGGCCTGCGCTTCGGCGCCATGCACATCTTCCATCGCCTCGTCGAGGGCCGGCCCGATGCCGGTCCCGTTTTCAGCATGGCCAACATGATGAAGCCGGGCTACTTCGACATGGCGCGGATCGCCGACCTGACCACGCCCGGCGTGACGTTCTTCATCACGCTGCCCGGACCGCTGGCCGCGCTCGACGCGTGGGAGGCGATGCTGCCGACGGCGCAGCGCATTGCCGAACTGCTCGGCGGCGAACTGCTGGACGAGGATCGCAATGCGCTGGGCCGCCAGCGCGTGGCCGGCCTGCGCGAGGAACTGCGCGCGTGGGACCGCCAGCACGAAGGCCCCGAAATCGGCGCGCCGCCGCGGCGTTGA
- a CDS encoding Alanine dehydrogenase yields the protein MRIGVPSETKTLEGRVALVPAACADLIRHGHEVYLQSGAGEKSGFSNERYTTVGVKVVKDAAALYGKAEMIVKVKEPIEGDLKLLEKRHLLFCYLHLAPDPKLTKALLKIGLTGVAFESVQEVDGSLPLLTPMSVVAGKLATQVGSTLLHQPQGGKGKLLGGLAATERGKVVVLGAGVAGGNAAKLAARGGTNVVVFDKRPDRLAQARQWGDNVTALYAYESAVAEEVATADLVVGAVLVPSAKAPHVVTRKMVKTMEKGSVMVDISIDQGGCFETSKPTTWKDPTYVVDGVTHFCVTNMPGAVPQTSSQAISAAILPYVERLALKRWRKDAVLASGLNVDGGDLVHPALKGMKL from the coding sequence ATGCGTATTGGCGTTCCTTCCGAAACCAAGACCCTCGAGGGCCGCGTCGCCCTCGTTCCCGCCGCCTGCGCCGACCTGATCCGCCACGGCCACGAGGTGTACCTGCAATCCGGCGCGGGCGAGAAGAGCGGTTTTTCGAACGAACGCTATACCACGGTCGGCGTGAAGGTCGTCAAGGACGCCGCCGCGCTGTACGGCAAGGCGGAAATGATCGTCAAGGTGAAGGAGCCGATCGAGGGCGACCTGAAGCTGCTCGAAAAGCGCCATCTCCTGTTCTGCTATCTGCATCTCGCGCCCGATCCCAAACTCACCAAGGCGCTGTTGAAGATCGGCTTGACCGGCGTCGCGTTCGAGAGCGTGCAGGAAGTCGATGGTTCGCTGCCGCTGCTGACGCCGATGTCGGTGGTTGCGGGCAAGCTGGCGACGCAAGTTGGCTCGACGCTGCTGCACCAGCCGCAGGGCGGCAAGGGCAAGTTGCTGGGCGGCCTCGCCGCCACCGAGCGCGGCAAGGTCGTGGTGCTGGGCGCGGGCGTGGCCGGCGGCAACGCCGCGAAGCTGGCGGCCCGTGGCGGTACCAACGTGGTGGTGTTCGACAAGCGTCCCGATCGCCTGGCGCAGGCACGGCAGTGGGGCGACAACGTCACCGCGTTGTACGCGTATGAATCGGCGGTGGCCGAGGAAGTCGCGACCGCCGACCTCGTGGTCGGCGCGGTGTTGGTGCCGAGCGCCAAGGCGCCGCACGTCGTCACCCGCAAGATGGTGAAGACGATGGAGAAGGGCAGCGTGATGGTCGACATTTCCATCGACCAGGGCGGCTGCTTCGAGACGTCCAAGCCGACCACCTGGAAGGATCCGACCTACGTCGTCGACGGCGTCACGCATTTCTGCGTCACCAACATGCCGGGCGCGGTGCCGCAGACATCCTCGCAGGCGATTTCTGCCGCGATCCTGCCGTACGTGGAACGCCTCGCGCTGAAGCGCTGGCGCAAGGATGCGGTCCTCGCCAGCGGACTCAACGTCGATGGCGGCGATCTGGTGCATCCGGCGCTCAAGGGCATGAAGCTCTGA
- a CDS encoding Acyl-CoA-binding protein, whose protein sequence is MCADLATDFRQAAEDVKRLPERPDNDTLLKLYALYKQATDGDANGPKPGFFDFVNTAKYEAWSRLRGMQPDEARQKYIELARQLGA, encoded by the coding sequence ATGTGCGCCGATCTCGCCACCGATTTCAGGCAGGCCGCCGAGGACGTCAAGCGCCTGCCCGAACGCCCGGACAACGACACCCTGCTGAAGTTGTACGCGCTTTACAAGCAGGCGACCGACGGCGACGCCAACGGTCCCAAGCCGGGTTTCTTCGATTTCGTGAACACCGCGAAGTACGAGGCATGGTCGCGCCTGCGCGGCATGCAGCCCGACGAGGCGCGGCAGAAATACATCGAATTGGCGCGGCAACTGGGCGCCTGA
- a CDS encoding Transcriptional regulator — translation MAYPSPAFREDRVEILHAAIRGLHFGLLVTHPADGFATSWLPWELDAERGPHGTLVGHLARYNPQWQVPDAGAPALAVFQGPHAYVSPSWYPGKRDDPRQVPTWDYLAVEARGTLVTFDDESRLYDLLTQLTDRNEAGREHRWRVTDAPDDYVRKEMRHIIGIELRIESLVGRYKLSQNRNAADQEGARAGLAAAPTERERDLAKAIAATQRERRKR, via the coding sequence ATGGCTTATCCCAGTCCGGCATTCCGCGAAGATCGCGTCGAGATCCTGCACGCCGCGATCCGCGGACTGCACTTCGGACTGCTGGTGACCCATCCCGCGGACGGCTTCGCGACGTCCTGGCTGCCGTGGGAACTCGATGCCGAACGCGGCCCGCACGGCACGCTGGTCGGGCACCTCGCGCGCTACAACCCGCAGTGGCAGGTTCCCGATGCCGGCGCCCCGGCGCTGGCGGTGTTCCAGGGGCCGCACGCCTACGTGTCGCCGTCGTGGTATCCGGGCAAGCGCGACGACCCGCGTCAGGTGCCGACCTGGGATTACCTTGCCGTGGAAGCGCGCGGCACGCTCGTGACCTTCGATGACGAGTCGCGTTTGTACGATCTGCTGACGCAACTCACCGACCGCAACGAGGCCGGTCGCGAACACCGCTGGCGCGTCACCGATGCGCCCGATGATTACGTGCGCAAGGAAATGCGCCACATCATCGGCATCGAGCTGCGCATCGAATCGCTGGTCGGCCGCTACAAGCTCAGCCAGAACCGCAACGCCGCCGACCAGGAAGGCGCACGCGCAGGCTTGGCGGCGGCGCCGACCGAACGCGAACGCGATCTCGCGAAAGCCATCGCGGCGACGCAGCGGGAACGACGCAAGCGTTGA